A region from the Hydra vulgaris chromosome 10, alternate assembly HydraT2T_AEP genome encodes:
- the LOC100214781 gene encoding protein phosphatase 1E, with amino-acid sequence MSFVKLIDNEHNQSIKFIESLLSHEQEIRLKSFCFSLTKEELEGEIIDMLKRFLDEKCCPMFLSASLINLIKVRFLTEDLSGFALRQICEGDILEYDAAKLTSRLNEVVKNVSNDILLKRIQLYRHQHVRHYLISDFSIKNMRRNMEDRHIAFTDINTLFGLDEIDCSQSLFAVFDGHGGIDASNYAASHLLMKLKSSKFLLNNPSMALKEAVMQTDADFLSKCKREKLRCGSTAVVVLIQDQNLTVAWLGDSQVVLCKGGNAVQLMDPHRPDREDERQRIETLGGCVVYFNGWRVNGQLSVSRAIGDCDQKPFISSEPDVEEYELEGDEEFLILACDGLWDNVEPVEAVQLVNVCIKNGSRSSAAEQLVMLAKKNKSEDNITVLIVYLDVQEISSKIHS; translated from the exons ATGtcatttgtaaaattaattgataatGAGCATAACCAATCTATAAAGTTTATTGAGTCTCTTCTCAGTCACGAACAAGAAATTCGTTTAAAATCGTTTTGCTTTTCTTTGACAAAAGAAGAACTCGAGGGAGAAATAATAGATATGCTTAAGAGATTTTTAGACGaaaa GTGTTGTCCTATGTTTCTTTCTGCATCTTTAATAAACCTTATCAAAGTCAGATTTTTAACAGAAGATTTATCTGGGTTTGCACTAAGGCAGATTTGTGAAGGTGATATTTTAG aatatgatGCTGCCAAGTTAACATCTCGTTTGAATGAGGTtgtgaaaaatgtttcaaatgaCATACTATTAAAAAGAATACAACTATATCGTCATCAGCATGTGCGTCATTATTTGATTAgtgatttttcaataaaaaatatgaggCGAAACATGGAAGATAGGCATATTGCATTTACAGATATTAATACACTTTTTGGACTTGATGaa atagATTGCAGCCAATCATTATTTGCAGTATTTGATGGGCATGGTGGTATAGATGCTTCAAATTATGCAGCATCAcatttattaatgaaattaaaatcatcaaagtttttgttaaataatccTAGCATGGCTTTAAAAGAAGCAGTTATGCAAACTGATGCAGATTTTTTAAGCAAATGTAAACGAGAA aaactTCGTTGTGGTTCCACAGCTGTTGTTGTGTTAATCCAAGATCAAAATTTAACTGTTGCATGGCTTGGTGACTCTCAAGTTGTGCTGTGTAAAGGAGGAAATGCTGTTCAACTTATGGATCCACATAGACCAGACAGAGag gaTGAGCGGCAGCGCATTGAGACTTTGGGAGGatgtgttgtttattttaatggttGGAGAGTTAATGGTCAACTATCTGTTTCACGCGCTATTGGAGACTGTGATCAGAAACCATTCATTTCCAGTGAACCTGACGTAGAAGAGTATGAATTGGAAG GAGATGAAGAATTCCTTATTCTAGCTTGTGATGGTTTGTGGGACAATGTTGAGCCAGTTGAGGCTGTCCAGTTGGTTAATGTCTGCATAAAAAATGGCTCCCGTAGCTCTGCTGCTGAACAGCTAGTCATgcttgccaaaaaaaataagtCAGAAGATAATATCACGGTGCTGATTGTCTACTTAGATGTTCAAGAAATCTCTTCAAAGATTCATAGttga